The Myxococcus virescens sequence GGCTGCTCGGCGCAGGGCCTTGTTGCCCGTGCCATGGGTGGAACGCCTCGAGTCGCTGGCGCAGGCCGAAGGCGCCACGTTGTTCATGGCCGTGCTGGCGGGGCTCCAGGTCCTGCTTTCTCGTTACACCGGGCAGAAGGACCTGCTCGTTGGCGCCTCGCACACGAACCGGGGCAGGCAGGAGACGAAAGGGCTGGTGGGCCTCTTCGCCGAGCCGCTGGTCCTGCGAGCGGACCTCTCCGGCCGGCCGGGCTACCGTGAGCTCCTGCGCCGCGCGAAGGCGGACACGGAGGAGGCCTTCGCGAACGCGCATGTTCCTTTCGAACCGCTGCTGAGTGCACTGGGCGTGGAGCAGGACCCGATGCACGCACCGATGTTCCAGGTGCTCTTGGGGGAAATCGACGCGCCGCCACCGCTTCGCGAGGTGCAGGGGCTCGACGTGCGCGTGCTCGACGCCGATGTATCGAGCACCGACGTGGACCTGACCCTGATGATGTCCCGAGGCCCTGAGGGCCTTGCGCTGACGGCCCTGTACAACGCGGAGTTGTACGACGCGGCCACCATCGAGGGACTGCTGGGCCATCTGGAGACGCTGCTCGACGCGGCGGTGACGTCACCCGACCGGCCCGTGGAGACGCTGGTGATGCTCCCGGTCGAGGAGCGGCACCGCTTGCTGGAGACGTGGAACGGCGCGAACGAGTCCCTGCCTCCGGACGCCTGCGCCCATGCATTGTTCGAAGCGCAGGTCGCGCGGACACCGGACGCCACTGCCGTGGTGTCCGGCGGCGAGTCCGTGACGTATCGCGAGCTGAACGCGCGGGCGAACCACGTGGCGGCACACTTGCGAGCGCTCGGCGTGGGCTTGGAGTCCCGGGTGGCAGTGTGCGTGGAGCGCTCAGTCGAGTTGCTGGCGGCGTTGCTGGGGGTGCTCAAGGCGGGTGGCGCCTACGTGCCACTGGACCCGGAGTACCCAGCGGAGCGGCTGGGCTACATGCTGGAGGACAGCGGTGCTCGCGTGGTCGTGGCACGGCGGCAGTACCGCGAGAGGCTGGGCGAGGCACCAGGGCGGGTCTGGTTGGACGTAGCGTCGCTCACGCCGGACGCAGCGGGGATGACGTCCGCGCCGACCGCCGTCGTTCCACCAGAAGCCGCGGCGTACGTGCTCTACACGTCGGGCTCCACGGGCCGGCCGAAGGGCGTGGTGGTGCAACACCGCTCACTTGTGAGCTTCATTCGCGCGGAGTGGCAGGTTTGCCCGGTGGAGCCGGGCGATCGGGTGCTCCAGTTCGCGTCCATCAGCTGGGATACCAGCGCGGAGGAGATCTATCCGTGCCTCACGCGCGGCGGGACGCTGGTACTGCGAACGCCGGAGATGCTGGACGTCCCGGAGGTCTTCCTGGCCCGGTGTGAAGCGGCCGGCATCACCCAGCTCAACCTGCCCACCGCCTTCTGGCATGAAGTGACGGCGAGCCTGGATGATGGCAAGGCGCGCCTGCCCTCGGGGCTGAAGTGGGTGGTTATCGGTGGCGAGCGCGCCGTCCCCGCGCGGGTGTCGCAGTGGCGGCAACGCGTGGGCCGCGCGGTGCCTCTGCTGAACACGTACGGCCTCACCGAAGTGACAGCGGTGGCCACGGCCGTGGACCTGACCACCGACACCGAGGACTTCGGGCGCGAGGTGGCCATTGGCCGGCCGCTGTCGAATGTCCGCGTCTACGTCCTCGACGGGGAGCTGGAGCCAGTCCCCGCGGGCGTGGTGGGCGAGCTGTACGTCGGTGGTGAAGGTGTGGCACGCGGGTATCTCGGCCGGCCGGAGCTGACCGCGGAGCGGTTTGTCCCCGCGCCCCAGGGGGACGGGGCGCGCCTGTACCGCACCGGCGACAAGGCGCGATGGCGGCGGGATGGCGTACTGGAGTACCTGGGCCGGGGTGACTCGCAGGTGAAGGTGCGCGGTCATCGCATCGAGCCCGGTGAGGTGGAGTCGGCGCTGCTCGGGCAACCGGGCGTGCGCGAGGCGCTGGTCGTGGTGCGCGAGGACGCACCGGGCGACAAGCGACTGGTGGCCTACGTGGTGCCCCGCGATGGGCGTGTGCTGGAGGGCGGTGAGGTGCGTGCGGGGCTGGAGTCGCGCCTGCCGCGATTCATGGTGCCGCAGGCGGTGGTGGTGCTGGAGCGACTTCCGCTGCTTCCGAACGGGAAGGTGGACCGAAAGGCGCTGCCAGCGCCGGAGGCGGCACGGGACGCTCGAAAAGAGGCGCACGTCGCGCCTCGCACGCCCGTGGAGCAGATGCTCGCGGGCTTCTGGGCGGAGGTGCTGCGCCTGGAGACGGTGGGGCTGCACGACAACTTCTTCGAGGTGGGCGGACACTCGCTGCTGGCAATGCAACTGGTCGCGCGGGTCCGAGAAGCCTTCCGAGTGGACCTGCCGCTGCGCGACGTCTTCGAGTCGGCCACGGTGGCGGCGCTCGCGGAACGGATTTCCAGGGCGGTGGCGACCGCGGGGATTCCGGCGCCTCCGCTGAAGCGGATGGATCGCGGCGGCACGGCTCCATTGTCATTCGCGCAGCAGCGGCTGTGGTTCCTGGCGCAGCTCGACCCGGCCAATACGTCCTACAACCTCTGGGCGCCTGTGCGCGTGACGGGGGCGTTGGACGTCGGTGCGCTGGCACGGAGCTTCGAGGCGTTGATCCGCCGGCATGAGGCGCTGCGCACCACGTTCCGCGCCGAAGGTGGCTCGCCGGTGCAGGTCATCTCCGCGGAGACGCAGGTTCCGCTGGAGGTGGTGGACCTGTCCGTATTGCCAGAGGGCGAACGCGAGGCCTCGGCGAAGGCACGGACCGAGGCGGAAGTGGGCCGGCCGTTCCAACTGGAGCAGGGGCCCTTGCTGCGTACGGTGCTGCTCAAGTTGTCCGAACAGGAGCACGTGCTGGTGCTGGTGATGCACCACATCGTGTCGGACTACTGGTCCATGGGCATCCTCGTGCGGGAGGTGGCCGCGCTCTACGAGGCATTGTCCCAGGGGCGGCCGGCACAGCTGACCGAGCTGCCCGTGCAGTACGCGGACTTCGCGATGTGGCAGCGCGATTGGTTCAAGGGGCAGGTGCTGGAGTCACAGCTCGCGTACTGGCGGAAGCAGCTTGCCGGGGCGCCGCGAGCGTTGGAGCTCCCCACGGACAAACCGCGACCCGCGACGCAGACGTTCCAGGGCGCGAACCTTCAGGTCCTGTGGCCGAAGGTGCTGTGGCGTGAGGTGGAGTCGCTCGGCCGACGCGAAGGCGCGACGCCCTTCATGGTGTTGCTGGCCGCGTTCCAGACGGTGCTGTCGCGCTACTCGGGCCAGGACGACGTGAGCGTGGGGGCTCCCATCGCAGGGCGTTCGCACTCGGAGACGGAGGGGCTGATTGGGTTCTTCGTCAACACGCTGGTCCTGCGGTCGAAGCTGTCGCCCGCGCTGAGCTTCCGCGCGCTGCTGAGGCAGGTCCGTGAGGTGACCCTGGGCGCCTATGCGCACCAGGACGTGTCATTCGAGAAGCTGGTGGAGGAACTCCAGCCCGAGCGTGACCTGAGCCGCAGCCCGTTGTTCCAGGTGACGCTGACACTTCAGAACACCCCTGCCGCCGAAGTCCAGCTGAGGGGCATCACCCTCAAGGGACTGGCGGCGGAGGAGAAGACGTCGAAGTTCGATCTGTCACTGGTTGTGGAGGAGGTGCCGGACGGCGTCGTGGCGATGGTCAACTACAACAGCGACCTGTTCGAGGCCGGGACGATGGACCGGCTGCTCGGACACTTGAGGGTGCTGTTGGAGGCCGCCGTCGCTGAGCCGGAGACGCGGCTGGCCGAGCTGCCGTTGATGGGGAGTGACGAGCGGCACCGGCTGGTGGAGGAGTTGCGTGGGACGGCTTCCACGTACCCACGCGATGCGAGCCTGAGTGTCCTCTTCGAGCAGCAGGCGCAGCGGACGCCGGACGCAGTGGCGGTGGAGTACGAGGACCGGCAACTGACGTACGGGGAGTTGAATCGCCGTGCCAACCAGTTGGCGCACCACCTGAAGGGCATGGGCGTGGGGCTCGAGGTGCGGGTGGGGTTGTGCGTGGAGCGCTCGCTGGAGCTGGTGGTGAGCGTGCTGGGCATCCTGAAGGCGGGGGGCGTGTACGTGCCTTTGGATGCCAGCTACCCGCTGGAGCGTCTGGCGTGGATGAAGGCGGAGGCCGGCGTCGCAGTGCTGGTGGCGCAGGAAAAGCTGGCGGACGAGGTGGCCGCGGGTGGCGAGCTGGTGGTGTGCGTGGACACGGAGTGGGACACGCAAATTGCCCTGCAACCGGAGGTCGCACCGAGCACGCATGTGGGTGGGGGCAACCTGGCGTACGTGATGTTCACGTCAGGGAGCACGGGGAAGCCGAAGGGCGTAGGCGTACCGCATCGAGCGGTGTCACGCCTGGTGCTGGGGACGGACTTCGCGCACTTCGGGCCTGAGGAGGTGTGGCTGCAACTGGCGCCCATCTCCTTCGATGCATCGACGCTGGAGGTATGGGGCGCGCTGCTGCACGGCGCGAAGCTGGTGGTGTACCCGGCGGGGACGCCGTCGTTGGAGGAGCTGGGCCGGAAGCTGGAGTCTTCAGGTGTGACGTCGCTGTGGCTGACAGCGGCGCTCTTCGAGCAGATGCAGGCACGGCAGCCGAAGGCGCTGGCTAGCGTCCGTCAGCTGCTGGCGGGCGGCGACGCGCTGCCGGTGTTGCGCGTGAAGGAGCGGTTGGAAGCGGGCGGTGTGCTCATCAACGGGTACGGCCCGACGGAGAACACGACGTTCACCAGCACGTACCGAATGGAGAGGCCGGAGGAGGTAGGTGCCTCGGTGTCCATCGGCCGGCCGGTGAAGAACACGGTGGCCTACGTGCTGGACTTGGGGATGCGCCCGGTGCCGGTGGGGGTGCCGGGTGAGCTGTACGTGGGCGGAGACGGGTTGGCAGTGGGGTACGTGGGGCGCCCGGAGCTGACGGCGGAGCGCTTCGTACCAAGCCCATTCGGTGAGGGAGAGCGACTGTACCGCACGGGGGACGTGGTGCGGTGGCTGAGCAACGGGACGTTGGAGTTCCTGGGTCGCGCGGACATGCAGGTGAAGGTGCGTGGGTACCGCATCGAGTTGGGTGAAGTGGAGGCGGTGCTGGCCCAGCACGTTGGCGTCAACGAAGCAGTGGTGGTGGCGCGGGAGGATGGGGGCGAAGGCAAGCGGTTGGTGGCCTACGTGACGGCGCAAGAGGGCGCGGAACTGGAGTCCAGCGCGCTGCGAAGCCACGTGAAGCAGCGACTGCCCGAGTACATGGTGCCGTCAGCATATGTGGTGCTGGAGTCGCTGCCGCTGACGCCGAACGGGAAGGTGGACCGTAAGGCGCTGCCCGCCCCGGATGCCCAGGGGCCGAAGACGGCACACTTCGAGGCGCCTCGCACAGCGACCGAGCAGAAGCTGGCGTCCATCTTCACTGAGGTACTCAACGTCGAGGGCGTCGGACTGGAGGGGGACTTCTTCGAGTTGGGTGGCCACTCGCTGCTGGCCACGCAGTTGGTGTCGCGCGTCCGCGAGTTCTTCCAGGTGGAACTCCCCCTGAGGGACGTCTTCGAATCTCCGACGGTGGAGAAGCTCGCTCTCCGGCTGGAGGAAGTGCAGGCGGGGACTTCATCCCTTCACGCACCGCCCCTGAAGCGGAGCCCTCGGTTGGGGGCACTGCCGCTATCGTTCGCTCAGCAGCGGCTGTGGTTCCTCGAACAGCTGGAGCCAGGCAGCCCCGTTTACAACATCCCCTTGGCCATCCAGCTTTCGGGCGCCCTGCGAGTCGATGCACTGGAGCGCGCGCTTCGTGAGTTGGTGCGGCGCCACGAAGTCCTGCGAACGACGTTCCGCTCCGAGGGCGGGACGCCCGTACAAATCGTCTCCCACCAGGCGGTGAATGCACTACCGGTGGTGGACCTGTCGTCGCTCTCGTCCGAGGCGGCCGAGGCGGAGGTCCAGCATCTGCTGCGTGAGGAATCCCTTCGCGGATTCGACCTCGCCAGTGGGCCGTTGCTACGCACGCGATTGTTGAAGCGCTCCGAGGCGGAGCATGTGCTCCTGGCGAACATGCACCACATCGTCTCGGACGGGTGGTCCATGGGCGTCATCGTCCGGGAACTCGCTGCGCTCTACGGGGCCTTTCGCGAAGGGCAGCCGTCGCCGCTGCCTGAACTGGACGTGCAGTACGGTGACTTCTCCGCTTGGCAGCGCGCCTGGCTGGAGAGTGGCGCGCTTCAGCGGCAACTGGACTGGTGGCGTCAGCAGCTTGAAGGAGCCCCTCACGTCCTCTCGATTCCCACGGACAGGCCGCTGCCCGCGGTTCAGACCTTCCGAGGCGCGAATCTCCCGGTGAGCATCCCACCAGCGTTGTCTTCAGGCGTGAAGGCACTGGCGCAGCGGCATGGTGCAACGCCGTTCATGGTGCTGCTGGCGGGCTTCCAGGTGTTGCTATCCCGGTACTCGGGGCAGGACGACCTGGTGGTGGGAACGCCCGTCGCCGGGCGTAACCGCGCGGAGACAGAAGGGCTCATCGGCTTTTTCGTCAACACCCTGGCGTTGCGGGCACGCGCGTCCGCTGAGAAGCCGTTCCTCACGCTGCTTCGCGAGGTGAAGGACGCGGCGCTGGGTGCCTACGCGCATCAGGACGTTCCATTCGAGCAGCTCGTGGAAGAGCTCCAGCCGGAACGCACGCTCAGCCACTCGCCGCTGTTCCAGGTGATGTTCTCCCTGCAGAACACACCGGTGCCGGC is a genomic window containing:
- a CDS encoding non-ribosomal peptide synthetase — translated: MGNETDKKPTLTREEKLALLAKRLEKKPRPALPLTFSQQRVWFLVQRSPGLPAYHLPLVLELSGRLDEAVMERSFQEVARRHESLRTHFGEVSGTPVQFVDPQARLPFTVEGLEDVPEAAREAAVRQRIQLELETPFDLSRGPLARGVLLRVAPERHVLLVVVHHLISDPRSMGVLAHEVVALYDAFAQGLPSPLPVLPLQYGDYASWQRGKLRGDALDAHLELWRKRLEGAPHELELPTDRPRRSATGRAARRRALLPVPWVERLESLAQAEGATLFMAVLAGLQVLLSRYTGQKDLLVGASHTNRGRQETKGLVGLFAEPLVLRADLSGRPGYRELLRRAKADTEEAFANAHVPFEPLLSALGVEQDPMHAPMFQVLLGEIDAPPPLREVQGLDVRVLDADVSSTDVDLTLMMSRGPEGLALTALYNAELYDAATIEGLLGHLETLLDAAVTSPDRPVETLVMLPVEERHRLLETWNGANESLPPDACAHALFEAQVARTPDATAVVSGGESVTYRELNARANHVAAHLRALGVGLESRVAVCVERSVELLAALLGVLKAGGAYVPLDPEYPAERLGYMLEDSGARVVVARRQYRERLGEAPGRVWLDVASLTPDAAGMTSAPTAVVPPEAAAYVLYTSGSTGRPKGVVVQHRSLVSFIRAEWQVCPVEPGDRVLQFASISWDTSAEEIYPCLTRGGTLVLRTPEMLDVPEVFLARCEAAGITQLNLPTAFWHEVTASLDDGKARLPSGLKWVVIGGERAVPARVSQWRQRVGRAVPLLNTYGLTEVTAVATAVDLTTDTEDFGREVAIGRPLSNVRVYVLDGELEPVPAGVVGELYVGGEGVARGYLGRPELTAERFVPAPQGDGARLYRTGDKARWRRDGVLEYLGRGDSQVKVRGHRIEPGEVESALLGQPGVREALVVVREDAPGDKRLVAYVVPRDGRVLEGGEVRAGLESRLPRFMVPQAVVVLERLPLLPNGKVDRKALPAPEAARDARKEAHVAPRTPVEQMLAGFWAEVLRLETVGLHDNFFEVGGHSLLAMQLVARVREAFRVDLPLRDVFESATVAALAERISRAVATAGIPAPPLKRMDRGGTAPLSFAQQRLWFLAQLDPANTSYNLWAPVRVTGALDVGALARSFEALIRRHEALRTTFRAEGGSPVQVISAETQVPLEVVDLSVLPEGEREASAKARTEAEVGRPFQLEQGPLLRTVLLKLSEQEHVLVLVMHHIVSDYWSMGILVREVAALYEALSQGRPAQLTELPVQYADFAMWQRDWFKGQVLESQLAYWRKQLAGAPRALELPTDKPRPATQTFQGANLQVLWPKVLWREVESLGRREGATPFMVLLAAFQTVLSRYSGQDDVSVGAPIAGRSHSETEGLIGFFVNTLVLRSKLSPALSFRALLRQVREVTLGAYAHQDVSFEKLVEELQPERDLSRSPLFQVTLTLQNTPAAEVQLRGITLKGLAAEEKTSKFDLSLVVEEVPDGVVAMVNYNSDLFEAGTMDRLLGHLRVLLEAAVAEPETRLAELPLMGSDERHRLVEELRGTASTYPRDASLSVLFEQQAQRTPDAVAVEYEDRQLTYGELNRRANQLAHHLKGMGVGLEVRVGLCVERSLELVVSVLGILKAGGVYVPLDASYPLERLAWMKAEAGVAVLVAQEKLADEVAAGGELVVCVDTEWDTQIALQPEVAPSTHVGGGNLAYVMFTSGSTGKPKGVGVPHRAVSRLVLGTDFAHFGPEEVWLQLAPISFDASTLEVWGALLHGAKLVVYPAGTPSLEELGRKLESSGVTSLWLTAALFEQMQARQPKALASVRQLLAGGDALPVLRVKERLEAGGVLINGYGPTENTTFTSTYRMERPEEVGASVSIGRPVKNTVAYVLDLGMRPVPVGVPGELYVGGDGLAVGYVGRPELTAERFVPSPFGEGERLYRTGDVVRWLSNGTLEFLGRADMQVKVRGYRIELGEVEAVLAQHVGVNEAVVVAREDGGEGKRLVAYVTAQEGAELESSALRSHVKQRLPEYMVPSAYVVLESLPLTPNGKVDRKALPAPDAQGPKTAHFEAPRTATEQKLASIFTEVLNVEGVGLEGDFFELGGHSLLATQLVSRVREFFQVELPLRDVFESPTVEKLALRLEEVQAGTSSLHAPPLKRSPRLGALPLSFAQQRLWFLEQLEPGSPVYNIPLAIQLSGALRVDALERALRELVRRHEVLRTTFRSEGGTPVQIVSHQAVNALPVVDLSSLSSEAAEAEVQHLLREESLRGFDLASGPLLRTRLLKRSEAEHVLLANMHHIVSDGWSMGVIVRELAALYGAFREGQPSPLPELDVQYGDFSAWQRAWLESGALQRQLDWWRQQLEGAPHVLSIPTDRPLPAVQTFRGANLPVSIPPALSSGVKALAQRHGATPFMVLLAGFQVLLSRYSGQDDLVVGTPVAGRNRAETEGLIGFFVNTLALRARASAEKPFLTLLREVKDAALGAYAHQDVPFEQLVEELQPERTLSHSPLFQVMFSLQNTPVPAALVPGLSMSAMDTEIGAAKFFLTLALEDLPDGFSGVFEYNADLFEPATVQRMAAHWLTLLEAAVASPDRRLSELPLLSPRERHQLLVEWNDTTAEYPRDTPVHVQLADLATRIPETVALAWEGGQLTFAELMARSRLLAAHLRRLGVGPEVRVGLLARRSPELVVGLLAILEAGGAWVPLEPDAPRERLTRILEDAAPEVLLTQRAVRDLAPATSMPVVLLEDDLGSFAAGTWDASVVADNAAYVLFTSGSTGRPKGVLVSHRALARHTAWFITALKLGVGDRVLQKASAGFDASVPELLATLVSGARLVIAPPDAESDTEVLLAALERQQVTVLQLVPSQLRVLLAHEGVARAAGLRVLVSGGEALPVELVHQARERLPSTLIINAYGPTETTVDATAWLGGDLGEGPFAPIGRPIANTQAYVLDAQGQPVPVGVPGELFVGGDGLARGYVGRPDLTAERFVPDALGRTPGARLYRTGDQVRWRSGGSLEFLGRVDTQVKVRGHRVEPGEVEAVLAEHPAIHVAVVVSRKDVSNETRLVAYVVPGDASGAVDATVLRAFLVERLPPAMVPSWFVVLESLPLLPSGKVDRKALPAPDMDVSERQYVAPRTPTEELLCGFFSRVLGVERVGIHDGFFELGGHSLLATQLVSRVRSAFRVELALRELFEAPTVADLARRIDQAKQSGAEMPMLRSSAVPRARELPLSFAQQRLWFLDQLQPGSAFYNVSAVVKLTGPLDPSALEWSFEELVRRHEALRTTFRAQGGTPVQVISADPTLAFAVVSLEALDDTERDAAAKRWAEEEAQRPFDLKKGPLLRATLLQLREREHVLVLVMHHIVSDEWSMGILVREVAALYEPLSQGQRSSLPDLPIQYGDYAVWQHQWLAEDVLEAQLGYWRQQLAGAPSALALPTDKPRPVMQTFRGSMQEALWPSELWAAVKALGQREGATPFMVLLAAFQTLLSRYSGQDDVSVGSPIAGRTREETEGLIGFFVNTLVLRTKVSPVSIFRELLAQVREVTLGAYAHQDVPFEKLVEELQPERDLSRSPLFQVTLTLQNTPFSEVQLRELTLTGVDAEEQTSKFDLSLLAEEVPHGFSVAVNYNSDLFEAATMERLLGHLRVFLEAAVSAPETRLLDLPLMGSEEQQRLVKEWRGTASTYPRDASLSALFEQQAQRTPDAVAVEYEDRRLTYGELNRRSNQLAHHLRSMGVGPEVRVGLCVERSLELVVSVLGILKAGGVYVPLDASYPLERLSWMKAEAGVAVLVAQEKLADEVAAGGELVVCVDTEWDTLIALQPEVAPSTHVGGGNLAYVMFTSGSTGKPKGVGVPHRAVSRLVLGTDFAHFGHEEVWLQLAPISFDASTLEVWGALLHGSRLVVYPAGTPSLEELGRKLESSGVTSLWLTAALFEQMQARQPK